The Leucothrix mucor DSM 2157 DNA window GAGGCTGAGATTTTGGCCAATAAGCTGATTGAAGATCTGATGCGCCCATTAAAGAAAAGGGCTTAAGTATGGAAATGCAAATCCTGTATTGGCATTGGATTGTGCTGGGTATTGGCTTGATGGCGATTGAGATTGTTTTGCCATCATTTGTTGCTTTGTGGTTTGGTGCAGCAGCTGTGTTGGTTGGTATTTTAGTGCTGATTATGCCAAGTCTGCCACTGGCCTTGCAAGTGTTGTTCTGGGTACTGTTTGCAGTATTGTTCACTTGGCTCTGGTTTAAATATATGCAGCCACTAGCTAAAGATAGAACCAAGGCGGGCTTGTCGCGCGAAGCGATTGTTGGTGAAACCGGACAAGTATTAAGTGCTCCAACTAGTGATCGTCGTGGCGTATTACGTTTTTCAGCGCCGATTTTAGGTGCAGATGAGTGGCAGTTTATCTGTGATGATGCTGTAAGCCCTGGTGACCGCGTCAGAGTCATTGATATCTCAGGTAACAGTTTGATCGTTAACAAGGTTTGAGGAGTTAGAAAATGTTAGATGCAGGTTTAATTATGGCCTTGGCATTATTGTTTATTGTTGCAATGACGATCGCCAAAGGTGTGAGACTAGTGCCGCAAGGTTATAAATGGGTTGTGCAGCGTTTGGGTAAATACCATTCCACGCTCCAGCCGGGTTTGAATATTGTGATTCCGTTTGTGGATACGGTATCTCATAAGGTAACAACTAAAGATATCGTATTGGATATCCCATCGCAGGAAGTTATCACTCGTGATAATGCTGTGATCGTGGCTAATGCAGTGGCGTATATCAATATCGTCGCGCCTGAAAAAGCAGTATACGGCGTTGAGAACTACGTCGTGGCGATTCAAACGCTAGTGCAAACCTCACTGCGTTCGATTATCGGTGAAATGGATTTAGACTCGGCCTTGTCATCACGTGATCTGATTAAGTCTAAGCTGAAGGGTATGATTTCAGATGATATCTCCGACTGGGGTATTGTGCTGAAAACGGTTGAGATTCAGGATATTAATCCGTCCGGAACCATGCAGCATGCGATGGAAGAACAAGCCGCTGCCGAACGTGCCAGACGTGCCACGGTAACGCGTGCAGAAGGTGAGAAGGCTGCGCAAATATTGGAAGCTGATGGGCGATTAGAGGCATCTCGTCGTGATGCTCAGGCGCAGGTTATCTTGGCTGAGGCGAGCAAGCGGTCGATTGAGATGGTGGCCTCTGCAATTGGTGAAGAGCAATTGCCCGTTATGTACTTGCTGGGTGAAAAATATGTAGGCACCTTGGAAAGGCTAGCCTCATCACCTAATAGCAAGTCGATTGTATTCCCGGCGGATATCCCGTCAGCCATAAAGGGTATGATGGGTAAGTAGGACATTACAGTTTAAGTAAGCTTTAAATAGAAACGGCGGGCAGTCCTGAAATGGATTGCCCGCCGTTTTTGTATTCTAAATGAATGCTAGCGCTTAGCTATCATCGGATTCCTTGGCTTCTTTTTCATCTACCAGTTCATCCAGATATTTGAAGATAAGCCGTGAGGATTTAGGTGGCTTATTGTCTTTAACTTCTTTGTTGGCATTACGAATCAGTTGGCGCAGATACTGCACATCACAATTCTCAAATTCTCCAACTAGCTCGGTGAGCAGGGCGTTGTCACCGCCAATTAGCTTGTCGCGCCATTGCTCTATGCGGTGCAAACGCTCAACCGCTCGTCGCTGTGGCATCGCTAAGCGATCCATCATATCCGTCATTTCATCCGCTTCATCCTGAGTGATTTTCCCAGACATATAACGGATATGACGTTGCAGTGCGCCACGCTCAATGCGCCTGGCCAACTCAAAATCGACCCGCATGGTCTCTGACATCGGAACCAGTGGAAACTGACTTTTTGGCAGATCAATCACGCGCTTGATCACTTCCTGCAGTTTCTTAAGTTCGATTTTGATCAGTGTTTTATTCGGACGTTCAGCGTAAGTGAACTCCTGTGTTTCTTCATCCCAAGGCATTATTCACGTTCATGTTGTTAATACTAGCCCTCAAGTCTAGCACTTTTGGGCGGCGATACCAGCTTAGCGCAGATATAAAAAAGGCGGAGCCATCAGACTCCGCCTTTTTCAATCATTTGCTTAAGATTAACGAGCCCGTAGGTAGTTCATCATTGCGCGGTATTTCGCTGAGTTTGGATTCTCAGGACGTTCCAGCATCGCAAAGTAATTGCGGTTATCAATGTTAGAGATACCGTTGAAGTGCATCATCATGCCAGCACCGCTACGCTTCCAGGCTTGCAGGTACTGCTGGTATGCCTGAATCATGCGAGGGTCACGGTTTGCTTTAGAGAACAGCTCAAAGATCTTCTCGTCGCGGATAACGTGTGCGCCATCAACGCGTAGCAAATGTTGACCACCTTCATACGCCAGCAATTTAACGCCGTATTTTTTGGTCACTGCTACGTTAGGGTCGATACGGTTCTTGACTGCACGAGGAATCGCGCCACCAGGAATGCCATCATTGATCAAGTTACCTTGCAGTATTTCTCTGAACAGATTGTTCATGCCCGCTTGGCCAGAATGCGCCCACTGTGTTAACAGAGCACGGTTTTCAATGCGCGCAATGTAGTCACCAAAGTAAGGTGCGATACCGTAAGCATCGATGCGGCTGGCACAATTACCACCGGCTAATGGGCAGCTTAACGCTTCTTCAGCCATGGCAGGTGCGCCGGCATAAGCAGACAGTACGCAAACAACGCGGTGCTTTTGATTGCCGAATACTTGCTTCCAGATGTCACACATTTCAGCGGTGCGTATGGCGTTCCAGTTCAGTGCTAAGCGAAGGTTACGAGAACCTTGGTTTAGCTTTGAATAAGCCGTTGGCCAGCGCTTTAAACCTTCACGCGTTGCATAATGGGTCGCTGGGTACATGTAGTTCCAGATTTCATTGGAGTTTTCTACATACACTTTCAGACCTGGATTCAGGCGTTGCTTAACCACTTGTGCAAAGCGGTAATAGAATGTGTTGTCAGCCATATGTGGCATGGAGAACCAAGGTGCCGAACGAACAGTGTTCGACAGGTCAACCATTGTCTCAACCGGCATGCCGGCATTGCCACTGTAGAACGCATGGTTTGGTGTAGTGCGTTGTTCCCAACGGCTTACCAGCGTGTCTTTAGTGTTCTGCCAAGGCATGAAGCGAATCGAGTGGAATGGCTTCATGGTGTTGATGTAGTCAGGATTGAACGGCTGACGAGCAACAGTGTTCACAAAGCGCTTAGGAACGACCTTGATGTTGCGAATGTAGTTGCCCGGATTAATGCGGGTAATGTGCAGACGCAGGTTGCGCTTGGTCGATTTAAGGTTGAACTCAATTCGGCCAGGCTGTTGCAGTGTGATATCTATATCACCGTGCGGCTTGATATCGGCATCACCGGTATAAGTAACTACGTATTCGCCTAGCGTGAAGAACTCACCTAAATCCCAGATCGCATTGATCGAGGTATAAATTGGTGCTTCGCCAGCCGTTGGTAAGCGCATTGGCCAACCAAAGCGGTCAACTTTCACTTTCTCCGATTCACCGGTATTAAATGATTGTTTCTTGCTGCAACCAGGGTCTAATGGGCGATCATTCTGCCAGTCGTAGTTACAAGAGGTTATCCAGCCACGGGCCAGCTTAAATTTATCATTTAGTGGGTTAGAGACTGAAATCTGAGCCAGTCCACTCGTGTTGTAACCCAGACGATCGCCAGGATTGGCATTCGCGATCCCTGCGAGGGCCAGTAGTGCCACGCCGAGTCCTAGGTTGCGGAAACTTTTCATCACAAACTCCTTGTTCATCTGTCGCTGATTTCCTTGTTTTTGTATACAGACCTTATCCGTTGTCGTGATGTGGGCACGAGCGTCAAGGTTTGACTTGCGTTAATCGGAATTATTTTCATATGGCCAAGCTTGTCAGCTTGTTGGGGGAGCAAGTTAACAGAGTCGGCCATTCTAAGGTCACTCAACCATTGGTCAATCCCCGAGGATTTAAGTTCACCAATCATCGGTCGGTCACCGGACGCTGCCGAGTATGACATATTTACACACATCATCAAATAATTGCTAAATTACCCTTGCTCTCAAGCCATGCCTTACGGTCGCCCGAACGCTTTTTAGCCAAAAGCATATCCATCGTGGCATCGGCTTGTTCAGGATTATCCAAGGTTAGCTGGATTAAACGACGCGTATCCGGAGCCATTGTGGTCTCTCTAAGCTGGCCCGGATTCATCTCACCCAGACCCTTAAAGCGAGTCACAGAAATTTTGCCTTTGGTTTTCTGTGATTCGATGCGAGCCATGATGGCTTGACGCTCTTCTTCGTCCAATGCGTATTCAATTTGCTTACCGATATCAACGCGGTACAGCGGTGGCATAGCAATATAAATGTGCCCGGCGCTCACTAATGGTCGGAAATGCTTCACAAACAAAGCGCAAATTAGAGTAGCGATGTGCGCACCATCTGAGTCAGCATCAGCCAGAATGCAAATTTTACCGTAGCGCAGGCTTTCCAAGTTATCAGAGCCAGGCTCCACACCGACTGCGACTGAAATATCATGAATTTCCTGAGAGCCCAGTACCTGATCGGAGTCTACTTCCCACGTATTCAGTATTTTACCACGCAGTGGCATAATCGCCTGAAACTCACGGTCGCGCGCTTGCTTGGCAGAGCCTCCCGCTGAGTCTCCCTCTACCAGAAATAGCTCGGTCATGCTCAAATCCTGAGACGAGCAATCCGCTAATTTTCCGGGGAGTGCAGGGCCAGAAGCGACCTTTTTACGAATCACTTTTTTGCTGGCTTTCTGGCGAACCTGTGCGTTGTTGATAATGTGTTCAGCAATCTGATCACCAATATCCGGATGTTGGTTCAGATACAAACTAAAGGCATCTTTGAGCGCAGAGGAAACAAAGCTGGCGGCATTGCGTGAAGACAAGCGCTCTTTGGTTTGACCGGCAAACTGTGGCTCACTCATCTTGTAAGAAAGGATGAAACTAATACGGTCCCAAACATCATCCGGGGCAATTTTGATGCCGCGTGGTAACAAATTCCGGAATTCGCAATACTCACGCAACGCATCCGTTAAGCCGCTACGCAAACCATTAACATGCGTACCATCTTGCGTCGTTGGGATCAGGTTGACGTAACTTTCTTGTGTCAGGTCGCCACCTTCAGGTAGCCAAGCAATTGCCCATTCAGCGGCTTCTTGTTCGGTATTTAACACGCCGGTAAAAGGGTCTTCCGGAATGCTGATAAATTCTTTAATCGAGTCGATCAGGTAGTCTTTCAGACCATCTTCATAAAACCATTCAGTGGTTTCACTTTTGGCTTCTTCGACAAAGGTAATGTGTAGCCCTGGACATAGCACGGCTTTGGCGCGCAAGTTATGCTTAAGGCGAGTTACTGAGAATTTAACGCTGTCGAAATACTGGGCATTGGGCCAGAAGTGTAGGGTAGTGCCAGTATTTTTCTTGCCGACCTTACCGATCACTTCAAGGTCAGTCGCCTTGTTACCGTTTTCAAAGGTCATTTGATATTCAAGACCATCGCGGCGGATACGCACATCCAGTAGTAGCGACAGTGCATTAACGACCGAGACACCTACACCATGCAAACCACCTGAGAACTGGTAGTTTTTATCAGAGAATTTACCACCGGCGTGCAAAGTACACAGGATAACTTCGATACCCGGCAGCTTTTTGTCCGGATGAATATCCACGGGCATGCCACGACCGTTATCCGCAACTGAAAGCGAGCCATCACTATGCAAGGTCACATGGATTTTGTTGGCGTAACCGGAAACCGCTTCATCAACACTGTTATCTATAACTTCCTGAGCAAGGTGGTTGGGGCGTGAGGTGTCAGTATACATTCCAGGCCGCTTTCGCACCGGATCAAGGCCACTTAATACTTCAATTGCTGAGGCGTTATATTCGCTCGTCATAGACTTCCAGAACTGCTTGAAAAACGAAGAAAATAGCGTTTCTGTGAGGTTAGGTAAAGGCTTATCTTGACGGAATCACAAAAAAGGCCCGCAACATAAGCTGCGGGCCTTAGGTCATAAGGTATTTCTACCCTATGGATTGGGGTTAGTTAATGTTGACAGTGATGATGCTGTCTGCGGTGCCGCCGTTACCATCAGAAACCGTAATGTATATGGTATCTGAGATGGTCGCTTCTCTCGGCGTGTATTGCAGTGTTGTTCCGCTAAAGGTGATGACTCCACCGAGAGCATCAGCCACTGCTACATAGACACTGTCCCCATCTGCATCAGATAGGTAGCTTGCAATATCCATCGTTGTTGTTCCGGATGGGCTGGCGGTGAGTGTCGGAATGGCCCCAACTACAGGAGAGCTGTTGTCATTCTTAACATCAATGTCCACCCGCTCAGTTGCTACGTTGCCGTTGCCGTCTGATGCTTCGTAATAAAAAACGTCTGAGCCAATATAGCCGGCGTTTGCTGTGTAGATAACAGTGTCACCACTTATAACCGCTGTACCGTTACTTGGTGGAGTTGTGATTCCAGTAAGCGTCAGAGTATCTCCGTCAGGGTCACTATCATCTGCGAGCACGCGGATAGTCACAGGGAAGTATCCTTGAATTGCCGCGTAGTTCGGGCTCAGCGTCGGCGCTTGGTTAGTGTTTGCTGCGACAGTTACAGTTACCGTTGCTGTTGCAGTTCCACCGTCAGCATCGCACGCAGTGTAAACAAATGAATCAGTACCTGAGAAGCCGTCATATGGTGTATAGCTGATCTGTGTTCCTGAGGTCAAAATATTGACATAACCACCCGTTGGGTTAGAGGCAATACCTGTTACACAGGTAAGCGTTCCATCTGGATCAGAGTCATTGGCTGCAACATTAATCGTAACCGGTGTTTCAAAAGCAGTTTCTGCAGTATCGTCTACAGCGATTGGTGGTACATTCACGGCTGCATTTACATTAACCGTTGCATTGGCTGTCGCGGTATTACCCTCGCCATCACTAACTGTGTAAGTGTAGGTGTCAACGCCAGTGAATCCGGTGGCAGGGGTATATGTAATACTGCCACTTGTGTTTGTAGTTACCGAGCCGCCCTGTGTGGGTGAAGATACTGTTGTGATAGTTAATTTATCGTTCTCAGGGTCACTATCGTTTAGCAATACATCCATTGTGATGGCGGTGTTGAGCGGTGTTGTCACTTCATCATCGATCAGTGTCGGTGCCTTGTTCGTCGCCTCTACAGTGACCATCACGGTTGCAGTTTGAGTGCCGCCGTTACCGTCTGTAATGGTGTAGTCAAAAATGTCTGAGCCAAAGAATCCAGGCTTTGGCGTGTAAACGATGCTGTCGCCACTAATAACTGCCGTACCATTAATTGGACTATTGGTGCTCTCGATACTAATAGAGTCACCGTCTGGGTCACTGTCATTGCTCATCACATCGATTGTGATTGGCGTGTCTTGTGGTGTTGTACGAGAGTCGTTTGTTGCGATCGGTGCGGTATTGACGCTAGTAACATCCACAGTAACTGTTGCTGCGCTAGTTAGGCCATCAGGATCAGTGATTGTGTAAGTAAATGTGTCAGTGCCAACAAAGCCACTATTCGGGGTGTAGACAATGTTAGTGCCACTAATTACCGCAGTTCCACTTTTCGGAGCATCATTGCTTTCGATGCTAATGGTATCGCTATCTGGGTCGCTATCATTGCTCATTACGTCAATAGTGATAGCGGTATCTTCTGGCGTTGAGCGGCTGTCGTCTGCTGCCAGTGGAGCAGTATTAACGTTAGTAACATTGACGGTTACCAGAGCCGTTGCAGTGCTGCCATCGGGGTCGGTAATAGTATAGTTAAAACTATCAGTGCCGGTGTAGCCACTGTTTGGCGTATAGATGATGTTACTACCACTAATTACAGCGGTACCGAACTTCGGTGTATCGTTGCTTTCGATTGTAACGGCATCGCCATCTGGATCGCTATCATTACTCAATACATCAATGGTGACATCCGTATCTTCTGGGGTAGAGCGAGTGTCGCCAGTTGCCACTGGAGCAGAGTTAACGTTGCTCACCGTCACTGTTACCGTGGCAGTTGCTGTGTTGTTGCTTGAGTCTCTAACCGTGTAATCAAACGTTTCAGTACCAACAAAATCGGCTTCAGGTGTATAGATGATATTGTTACCAGAAATTATCGCCGTACCGTGTGCCGGAACGTCAACATCGGCTAGGGTCAGTGTGTCGCCATCCGGATCAGTATCATTGTTTAATGCTGTGATAGTGACGGGTGTGACTTCTGGAGTACTGGCCGTATCATTAACCGGTGTCGGAGCCAAATTCACATCGGTTACAGTAATCGTTACCGTTTCGGTAATCACTTCGCCATTACCATCGCTTACCGTGTAAGTGAAGCTATCGGTGCCAAAGTAATCTTTGGTTGGTGTGTACTGCACTTGAGTGCCAACAATCTGCACAGTTCCGTGCATGGCGCTGCCAACTTCCTGAAGCGTTAAAGTATCGCCGTCCGGGTCGGTGTCATTGGCTAATACATCAACCAATACTGCGGTATTTTCCAGTGTTGTCGCACTGTCTGGCATTGTTGTTGGGGCGTAATTTACTGTATCAGGCACAGTCACATTTACGGTCGAGGTAATCTCATTACCGTTGCGATCTGTAACCGTATAAGTGAATGAGTCTGGTCCGGAGTAACCAGGCGTTGGAATATAACGAACTTTATCGCCAACGACGGTTGCCGTTCCGTGTGCCGGTTGAGATACGCGAACTAGCATTACGCCTTCGCTATCATTTTCCAGCACGCTAATCATATTGTCGCGACTGTTAATGGTAACTTGATCGTCTTTAGTCTGCTGTGCAGAACGAGTACTGTACGTGCTGATCGTTTTGTTGTGCTTAATGGTGTTGTGCAGCGCTCGCTTAATCCAGATTGGTGCAGACGGCACAGACTCTGTTTTCCATACGAAGCGCGACGGAGTGCCCGGAGATGCAGGAATCGCCGGAATAGCAGCGCGGCCAGCTTGTCCCGCACGACCTGGTCTGGCTGGTTGCGCCGGAGTCGCTGGACGTCCTTCTTGTACTAATACATTCTTGTACTCAACTTTGCGGCCATTGGCTTGGCGAATAGAGCGCTCAGTAACATATTCCAAATCGACACGACGGTTCTTAAAGTCTTGGTCGTTGCGATCATATTTTGGACTGCCTTTACCTAAGCCACGTGCGATCAAGTGCTCAGGATTGAAGCCTTGCTCAATCAGGTAAGCGCGAACTGCATTAGCACGTTTCTCCGATAAGCGTTGATCGTATACTGGGTCGCCCATACCACAAGTATTACCGGTGATACGTACAGCGCCTAAGTAACCGTGGCCACGAATCTGCGACACAATTTTATCCAGATTGCGGGTGGCTGATTGGGTTAGAACGGCTGAGTTCAACTTAAAGAATGTTTCATTCTCCAGTTTCATGGTTGTTTTAACGAATTCGTGACCAGCTGTTTTTACTGCACGGCGCTCATATTTTGCAGGGATTGCTGCTTGTGCTGGTCTGGCTGGTTGAGCGGCGATTGCTTGGATAGCCGGAATTGCGGCAACACCAGCGCGGCCAGCACGTGGCGGAGTACCTGGGATTTCAACACGTTGACGACGAACTGATGACGCTGATTGGAAGGCACCATTGCCGCCAAACTCATAGCGATAACCTAAGCGGGCGTTGTAGTCAGTATCACTACTTGCGTTGCCACCACTGTTGTGACTGCCAGAAACATCGACCGTGATGCTGTGAGGGGAATCTTGGAAGAACTGCTCAATACCGGCAGAGATAGTGGCCTGCGCAGGACGATCTTCATCATCAGCGTAATCAGTACCAAACTCATAATCCAAGCCACCACGTACACGGGTGAGGGTGCTATCAAAGAAAGTACCTACTTCAGCGCCAACGCCATAGTCATAGGCACGAGTCGTCACATCGCCATTGACGATATCATCGCCTAAACCTTTGCTGACTTGTGCGGACCAGAACAGGTCCTCGTATTCCTGACCGTAACCGACGCTTACTTTTGCCTGATCATCATCATTGCGGTCATAAGCTCCAAAGACCTTATGTACAGTGTCTGCAGTCTGAGGATTACCATTAGTCCACTGGTGGTTGAGCTTGGCACCGCCACCTTTGAAGCCTTTATCGCCGTTATCATCATCTTTGACTTTATAGCCAAACCACGCTTCCGCGCTGGTGGCACTGCTATCATCTTCATGAACGATTTGATTGATATCGACCTGGCCCTGTAGGTGGCGGTCAACGCTCACGCCAATGCGGGTGTTAGCACCAACATAACCAAGACTTCCGGAGTCCGCCATATTGTCACGGGATTCATCTCCATTTAGCTGTACAGTGGGGCCAGCTTGAAGTTGAGTTGATAAAACAGCGATGGAGCAGAAAACCGGGGCCACCCGGCGTAATCCACGTAACGGTCGATTATTTCTCTTCATTATGTCAATGCTCATTTTTTTTATTATTAATTCGGGGGTATTTATCACTTGGGTGCCATTTAAGGGGAGTGATAAAGAAGGGGCAAGAAAAAAGAGCGTAACAGCGTTAACTTTTTGATAAGTGGAAATATCAAGGTCTGCCAGAAAGGTATAGTGTGCAGTTATTTTACGTTTATTAAGCCTGGCAGTGCCTAGTTAAATTCTCGCTGAATTAGCCAGGCAGCGGCTATTGTTGGCTAACTTTTTTCGCTGGCTTGTGTAGAATGCGCTATCTCTTTGTTTACTAACATCCGGACCTCCGTTTATGAGTCGATTATTCCGTTCAGGAATTGCCATTAGTATTATGACCTTGCTGTCACGGGTGTTAGGCTTGGTACGCGATGCGGTATACGCCAACTACTTTGTAATGGGTAGTGCGATGGATGCCTTTTTGGTCGCCTTCCGCATTCCGAATTTAATGCGTCGCTTGTCTGCTGAAGGTGCTTTCTCGCTGGCTTTTATACCGGTCCTTTCAGAGTATAAAGAGCAACGTAGCCAAGAAGAGCTTAAAGACCTGATTAATCATGTTGCGGGTATGATGGGCTTAATCCTGTTCGTGGTCTCTCTGATTGCCGTGGTAGCCGCACCATTATTAATGATGGTATTCGCGCCGGGCTTTGAAACCAAGCCCGATGCGGAACCTGAACTTGCTGCTTACTTACTTAGAATCACCGCGCCCTACATGCTGTTTATTTCACTAGCGGCATTTTTCAGTAGCATTCTAAATACCTTCGGCAATTTTGCAGTACCGGCCTTTACACCAGTATTACTCAATGTGGTGATGATCGCTGCTGCCATTTGGTGGGCACCACGTTTTGAGCAGCCTGTTGAAGCATTGGCATGGGGCGTTTTTATCGGTGGTCTTGCACAGGCAGCCTTTCAGTTGCCTTATTTGCAAAAGCTTGGCTTGGTGCCACGTTTTAGTTTTAAGCGTGGCCATGAGGGTGTTAAGCGCATTCTGAAGCTGATGGCACCGGCCTTAGTTGGCTCATCTGCCGCTCAGCTTAATATCACCATTAATACCATGATTGCCTCATTGCTAGCTGCCGGAAGTATTAGCTGGCTGTACTTCTCTGATCGCTTTGTGGAGTTCCCGCTTGCATTGATTGGGGTGGCGATTGGTACGGTGATTTTGCCCAAGTTATCGGGTGATCATGCCAATGCACAAGGCGCGGCTTTTTCCAAAACATTAGATTGGGCAATGCGCTTATCGCTGTTGGTGTCGATTCCGGCCACATTGGGCTTGATGGTATTGGCTGTGCCGATTTTAGCGACAGTAATTGATAATGGCGTTAACGGTTGGCACGATGTAGAAATGGCAAGCTTAAGCTTGATGACCTACGCACTCGGTTTGCCCGCCTTTATTATGGTGAAAGTGTTAGCGCCCGGTTTTTATTCCAGACAAGATACCCGAACTCCAGTACGTATCGGATTGATCTCCATTGGCGCAAATATTGTCTGCAATCTGGTGATCGTATTGCCTTGGTATAAGTTGGGATACATTGGCCCACATGCGGGTTTAGCCCTCTCCACCGCAATTTCTGGCTTTGTGAATGCCGGTCTATTATTTAAAGGTTTATACAGTCAGAAAATTGTAGGGCAAACAGAAGGCTGGCCAGTGTTCTTAATTAAGATCGTAGTGGCTTCGGTA harbors:
- a CDS encoding NfeD family protein, which encodes MEMQILYWHWIVLGIGLMAIEIVLPSFVALWFGAAAVLVGILVLIMPSLPLALQVLFWVLFAVLFTWLWFKYMQPLAKDRTKAGLSREAIVGETGQVLSAPTSDRRGVLRFSAPILGADEWQFICDDAVSPGDRVRVIDISGNSLIVNKV
- a CDS encoding SPFH domain-containing protein yields the protein MLDAGLIMALALLFIVAMTIAKGVRLVPQGYKWVVQRLGKYHSTLQPGLNIVIPFVDTVSHKVTTKDIVLDIPSQEVITRDNAVIVANAVAYINIVAPEKAVYGVENYVVAIQTLVQTSLRSIIGEMDLDSALSSRDLIKSKLKGMISDDISDWGIVLKTVEIQDINPSGTMQHAMEEQAAAERARRATVTRAEGEKAAQILEADGRLEASRRDAQAQVILAEASKRSIEMVASAIGEEQLPVMYLLGEKYVGTLERLASSPNSKSIVFPADIPSAIKGMMGK
- the yjgA gene encoding ribosome biogenesis factor YjgA codes for the protein MPWDEETQEFTYAERPNKTLIKIELKKLQEVIKRVIDLPKSQFPLVPMSETMRVDFELARRIERGALQRHIRYMSGKITQDEADEMTDMMDRLAMPQRRAVERLHRIEQWRDKLIGGDNALLTELVGEFENCDVQYLRQLIRNANKEVKDNKPPKSSRLIFKYLDELVDEKEAKESDDS
- the parE gene encoding DNA topoisomerase IV subunit B, which gives rise to MTSEYNASAIEVLSGLDPVRKRPGMYTDTSRPNHLAQEVIDNSVDEAVSGYANKIHVTLHSDGSLSVADNGRGMPVDIHPDKKLPGIEVILCTLHAGGKFSDKNYQFSGGLHGVGVSVVNALSLLLDVRIRRDGLEYQMTFENGNKATDLEVIGKVGKKNTGTTLHFWPNAQYFDSVKFSVTRLKHNLRAKAVLCPGLHITFVEEAKSETTEWFYEDGLKDYLIDSIKEFISIPEDPFTGVLNTEQEAAEWAIAWLPEGGDLTQESYVNLIPTTQDGTHVNGLRSGLTDALREYCEFRNLLPRGIKIAPDDVWDRISFILSYKMSEPQFAGQTKERLSSRNAASFVSSALKDAFSLYLNQHPDIGDQIAEHIINNAQVRQKASKKVIRKKVASGPALPGKLADCSSQDLSMTELFLVEGDSAGGSAKQARDREFQAIMPLRGKILNTWEVDSDQVLGSQEIHDISVAVGVEPGSDNLESLRYGKICILADADSDGAHIATLICALFVKHFRPLVSAGHIYIAMPPLYRVDIGKQIEYALDEEERQAIMARIESQKTKGKISVTRFKGLGEMNPGQLRETTMAPDTRRLIQLTLDNPEQADATMDMLLAKKRSGDRKAWLESKGNLAII
- a CDS encoding Ig-like domain-containing protein; the protein is MKRNNRPLRGLRRVAPVFCSIAVLSTQLQAGPTVQLNGDESRDNMADSGSLGYVGANTRIGVSVDRHLQGQVDINQIVHEDDSSATSAEAWFGYKVKDDDNGDKGFKGGGAKLNHQWTNGNPQTADTVHKVFGAYDRNDDDQAKVSVGYGQEYEDLFWSAQVSKGLGDDIVNGDVTTRAYDYGVGAEVGTFFDSTLTRVRGGLDYEFGTDYADDEDRPAQATISAGIEQFFQDSPHSITVDVSGSHNSGGNASSDTDYNARLGYRYEFGGNGAFQSASSVRRQRVEIPGTPPRAGRAGVAAIPAIQAIAAQPARPAQAAIPAKYERRAVKTAGHEFVKTTMKLENETFFKLNSAVLTQSATRNLDKIVSQIRGHGYLGAVRITGNTCGMGDPVYDQRLSEKRANAVRAYLIEQGFNPEHLIARGLGKGSPKYDRNDQDFKNRRVDLEYVTERSIRQANGRKVEYKNVLVQEGRPATPAQPARPGRAGQAGRAAIPAIPASPGTPSRFVWKTESVPSAPIWIKRALHNTIKHNKTISTYSTRSAQQTKDDQVTINSRDNMISVLENDSEGVMLVRVSQPAHGTATVVGDKVRYIPTPGYSGPDSFTYTVTDRNGNEITSTVNVTVPDTVNYAPTTMPDSATTLENTAVLVDVLANDTDPDGDTLTLQEVGSAMHGTVQIVGTQVQYTPTKDYFGTDSFTYTVSDGNGEVITETVTITVTDVNLAPTPVNDTASTPEVTPVTITALNNDTDPDGDTLTLADVDVPAHGTAIISGNNIIYTPEADFVGTETFDYTVRDSSNNTATATVTVTVSNVNSAPVATGDTRSTPEDTDVTIDVLSNDSDPDGDAVTIESNDTPKFGTAVISGSNIIYTPNSGYTGTDSFNYTITDPDGSTATALVTVNVTNVNTAPLAADDSRSTPEDTAITIDVMSNDSDPDSDTISIESNDAPKSGTAVISGTNIVYTPNSGFVGTDTFTYTITDPDGLTSAATVTVDVTSVNTAPIATNDSRTTPQDTPITIDVMSNDSDPDGDSISIESTNSPINGTAVISGDSIVYTPKPGFFGSDIFDYTITDGNGGTQTATVMVTVEATNKAPTLIDDEVTTPLNTAITMDVLLNDSDPENDKLTITTVSSPTQGGSVTTNTSGSITYTPATGFTGVDTYTYTVSDGEGNTATANATVNVNAAVNVPPIAVDDTAETAFETPVTINVAANDSDPDGTLTCVTGIASNPTGGYVNILTSGTQISYTPYDGFSGTDSFVYTACDADGGTATATVTVTVAANTNQAPTLSPNYAAIQGYFPVTIRVLADDSDPDGDTLTLTGITTPPSNGTAVISGDTVIYTANAGYIGSDVFYYEASDGNGNVATERVDIDVKNDNSSPVVGAIPTLTASPSGTTTMDIASYLSDADGDSVYVAVADALGGVITFSGTTLQYTPREATISDTIYITVSDGNGGTADSIITVNIN
- the murJ gene encoding murein biosynthesis integral membrane protein MurJ, with the translated sequence MSRLFRSGIAISIMTLLSRVLGLVRDAVYANYFVMGSAMDAFLVAFRIPNLMRRLSAEGAFSLAFIPVLSEYKEQRSQEELKDLINHVAGMMGLILFVVSLIAVVAAPLLMMVFAPGFETKPDAEPELAAYLLRITAPYMLFISLAAFFSSILNTFGNFAVPAFTPVLLNVVMIAAAIWWAPRFEQPVEALAWGVFIGGLAQAAFQLPYLQKLGLVPRFSFKRGHEGVKRILKLMAPALVGSSAAQLNITINTMIASLLAAGSISWLYFSDRFVEFPLALIGVAIGTVILPKLSGDHANAQGAAFSKTLDWAMRLSLLVSIPATLGLMVLAVPILATVIDNGVNGWHDVEMASLSLMTYALGLPAFIMVKVLAPGFYSRQDTRTPVRIGLISIGANIVCNLVIVLPWYKLGYIGPHAGLALSTAISGFVNAGLLFKGLYSQKIVGQTEGWPVFLIKIVVASVLMALVVLYINPSDSWWQASGVFLKIGALGGLVLSAMIAYLLAILAMGIRPKQLLRL